In the [Clostridium] colinum genome, one interval contains:
- a CDS encoding sensor histidine kinase, which yields MNTLFKKQFFMQSFVLMISFALLGAGLTKAFSSFFVEQKTELLVEQSKKISKTFKQAYFLNGRYGLLALQSEIEILEEYLNSSFIFVDNEDVIKIISNDIDKKWNNEKIDLDKILNEPKNNSYYEIRGTMNGIFDETMLSIARPMVINENYIGTIFINTPVTDLFLTVEKSYQIIILFTVFAIIGAFILVYLFSKKISLPLIEINKAAKIMASGDFKKRIYIDSKDEIGQLATVLNDMAQNLDEQEKRRREFISNISHDIRSPLTSMRGFLQAIIDGTIPEEKKEKYINIVLEETERLTVLANNILDINKLEDIDTKEKNIIFDINELIRKIIISFEARVVNKNLDIKISFGEKETFVFADIQKIQRVIYNLIDNAIKFTEDNKSIFISTNIKNNKVFVSIKDEGYGISIEDQKRIFDRFYKADYSRGKDKKGSGLGLSIVKDFILSQGESIELKSEPNKGSEFIFTLTKANI from the coding sequence ATGAATACATTATTTAAAAAACAATTTTTTATGCAATCTTTTGTTCTTATGATAAGTTTTGCATTGTTAGGGGCAGGGCTTACTAAAGCTTTTAGTTCATTTTTTGTAGAACAAAAAACAGAATTACTTGTAGAACAAAGTAAAAAAATATCAAAAACATTTAAGCAAGCATATTTTTTAAATGGAAGATATGGTTTACTAGCACTTCAAAGTGAAATAGAAATATTAGAAGAATATTTAAATTCTAGTTTTATTTTCGTAGATAATGAAGATGTTATTAAAATAATATCTAATGATATAGATAAAAAATGGAATAATGAAAAAATAGATTTAGACAAAATTTTAAATGAGCCTAAAAATAATTCATATTATGAAATAAGAGGGACTATGAATGGTATATTTGATGAAACTATGCTTAGTATAGCAAGACCAATGGTAATAAATGAAAACTATATAGGGACAATATTTATAAATACGCCTGTAACAGATTTATTTTTAACAGTTGAAAAATCATATCAAATAATAATATTATTTACCGTATTTGCTATAATAGGAGCGTTTATTTTAGTTTATCTTTTTTCAAAAAAAATTAGTCTTCCACTTATAGAAATAAATAAAGCAGCAAAAATAATGGCTAGTGGAGATTTTAAAAAGCGTATATATATAGATAGTAAAGATGAAATAGGGCAGTTAGCAACAGTGTTAAATGACATGGCTCAAAATTTAGATGAGCAAGAAAAAAGAAGACGAGAGTTTATATCAAATATATCTCATGATATACGTTCTCCTTTAACATCTATGAGAGGATTTTTACAAGCTATTATAGACGGAACTATACCAGAAGAAAAAAAAGAAAAATATATTAACATAGTTTTAGAAGAAACTGAAAGGTTAACAGTTCTTGCAAATAATATACTAGATATAAATAAACTAGAAGATATTGATACAAAAGAAAAAAATATTATTTTTGATATAAATGAGCTTATAAGAAAAATTATAATAAGTTTTGAAGCTAGAGTAGTTAATAAAAATTTAGATATAAAAATATCTTTTGGGGAAAAAGAAACATTTGTATTTGCAGATATTCAAAAAATACAGAGAGTAATTTACAATCTTATAGATAACGCTATAAAATTTACTGAGGATAATAAATCTATTTTTATATCTACAAATATTAAAAATAACAAAGTTTTTGTGTCTATAAAAGATGAAGGCTATGGTATATCTATTGAAGATCAAAAAAGAATATTTGATAGATTTTATAAAGCAGATTATTCTAGAGGTAAAGATAAAAAAGGAAGTGGTTTAGGGCTTTCTATTGTAAAAGATTTTATATTATCTCAAGGTGAAAGTATAGAGCTTAAAAGTGAACCTAACAAGGGAAGTGAGTTTATATTTACTTTGACAAAGGCAAATATATAA
- the rpsI gene encoding 30S ribosomal protein S9: protein MSAARYYGTGRRKSSVARVYLVPGNGKITINKRDIDEYFGLDTLKLIIRQPLELTSTTTKFDVLVNVKGGGTTGQAGAIRHGISRALIQADSDLRSSLKKAGFLTRDPRMKERKKYGLKAARRAPQFSKR, encoded by the coding sequence ATGTCAGCAGCTAGATATTATGGTACTGGTAGAAGAAAAAGCTCTGTTGCTAGAGTTTATTTAGTTCCAGGTAACGGAAAAATAACTATAAATAAAAGAGATATAGATGAGTATTTTGGTCTTGATACTTTAAAGCTTATTATTAGACAACCATTAGAATTAACTAGCACTACTACTAAGTTTGATGTTTTAGTTAATGTTAAAGGTGGAGGTACTACTGGTCAAGCAGGTGCTATAAGACACGGTATTTCTAGAGCGTTAATTCAAGCAGATAGCGATTTAAGATCTTCTCTTAAAAAAGCTGGTTTCTTAACAAGGGACCCAAGAATGAAAGAAAGAAAAAAATACGGCTTAAAAGCAGCTCGTCGTGCTCCACAGTTCTCAAAACGTTAG
- the proS gene encoding proline--tRNA ligase, producing the protein MCKEKLVKEITSMEDDFAQWYTDIVKKADLIDYSSVRGCMILRPYGFAIWELIQKELDKKFKETGHENVCMPMFIPESLLQKEKDHIEGFAPEVAWVTYGGAEKLTERLCVRPTSETLFCDHYANIVQSYRDLPMLYNQWCSVVRWEKTTRPFLRSVEFLWQEGHTVHATEEEAKEETLRMLNIYADFCKDFLAMPVIKGQKTEKEKFAGAKETYTIESLMHDGKALQSGTSHNFGDGFAKAFNIQFTDKENKLQYAHQTSWGISTRLIGGLIMVHSDNNGLVLPPNVAPIQIVILPINMKKDGVVEKATELKELLSKKYRVKIDLTDKSAGWKYSEYEMKGVPLRLEIGPRDIENNQCVLVRRDNREKVFVKLDDLQDAVDNMLKDLQQDLFNKALNHRNENTFIVKTLEEFENQLKEKQGFIKAMWCEDRECEEKIKEITGASSRCIPFEQENITDTCVCCGKPAKKMVYWAKAY; encoded by the coding sequence ATGTGTAAAGAAAAACTTGTTAAAGAAATTACATCTATGGAAGATGATTTTGCTCAATGGTATACAGATATTGTTAAAAAGGCAGACCTTATAGATTATTCTTCTGTTAGAGGTTGTATGATACTAAGACCTTATGGTTTTGCTATATGGGAGCTTATACAAAAAGAGCTTGATAAAAAATTTAAAGAAACTGGACATGAAAATGTTTGCATGCCTATGTTTATACCAGAGAGTTTATTACAAAAAGAAAAAGACCATATAGAAGGATTTGCACCAGAAGTAGCTTGGGTTACATATGGTGGAGCGGAAAAATTAACAGAGCGTCTTTGTGTTAGACCTACATCTGAAACTTTATTTTGCGACCACTATGCAAACATTGTACAATCTTATAGAGATTTACCAATGTTATATAACCAGTGGTGTTCTGTTGTAAGATGGGAAAAAACAACAAGACCATTTTTAAGAAGCGTTGAGTTTTTATGGCAAGAGGGACATACAGTACATGCTACTGAAGAAGAAGCAAAAGAAGAAACATTAAGAATGTTAAATATATATGCTGATTTTTGTAAAGACTTTTTAGCTATGCCAGTTATTAAAGGACAAAAAACAGAAAAAGAAAAATTTGCAGGAGCTAAAGAAACATACACAATAGAATCACTTATGCATGATGGAAAAGCACTTCAATCTGGAACATCTCATAATTTTGGTGATGGTTTTGCTAAAGCTTTTAATATACAATTTACAGACAAAGAAAATAAATTACAATATGCACATCAAACATCTTGGGGTATTTCTACTCGCTTAATAGGAGGACTTATAATGGTTCATAGTGATAATAATGGACTTGTTCTTCCTCCTAATGTAGCTCCTATACAAATTGTTATACTACCTATAAATATGAAAAAAGATGGTGTTGTAGAAAAAGCTACAGAATTAAAAGAATTACTTTCTAAAAAATATAGAGTAAAAATAGATTTAACAGATAAATCGGCTGGTTGGAAATATAGCGAGTATGAAATGAAAGGGGTTCCTTTAAGACTAGAAATAGGGCCACGTGATATAGAAAATAACCAATGTGTTTTAGTTCGTAGAGATAATAGGGAAAAGGTTTTTGTAAAATTAGATGATTTACAAGATGCAGTTGATAATATGTTAAAAGATTTACAACAAGATTTATTTAATAAAGCTTTAAATCATAGAAATGAAAATACATTTATAGTAAAAACTTTAGAAGAATTTGAAAATCAACTTAAAGAAAAACAAGGGTTCATAAAAGCTATGTGGTGTGAAGATAGAGAATGTGAAGAAAAAATTAAAGAAATAACAGGTGCAAGTTCTCGTTGTATTCCATTTGAACAAGAAAATATTACAGACACTTGTGTTTGTTGTGGCAAACCAGCTAAAAAAATGGTTTATTGGGCAAAAGCATATTAA
- a CDS encoding acyltransferase family protein, with protein MKERNLLFDNMKGILIFLVVLGHSLEFLKHESEIAKIIYTFIYIFHMPTFIFISGYFSKNLEKSRDSAFEKFLIPFLLITLPWNTALVLLGVKDVYSFFIPAWAMWYLYSMFVWKLILPYLLKVKNVFKMSIILGIFSGLFLEFNAFMSISRTITFFPYFLAGYFFNENLIDTLKSKPKLPFILCILFIFFISIYFSISNLFPIEFLWLDRSFIALGYPQNLGLMLRTLLYILGFLMIFCLINIIPTKKYFLSKIGKNTLSVYLLHIFLVGIIFGITNNLQNNLLSLFIAIVSSILITYILSLDIVNNTTSKFIKYIISKIINV; from the coding sequence ATGAAAGAGCGTAATCTTTTATTTGATAATATGAAAGGTATATTAATATTTTTAGTAGTATTAGGCCATAGTCTAGAATTTCTAAAGCATGAGTCTGAAATTGCCAAAATAATATATACATTTATATATATTTTTCATATGCCTACATTTATTTTTATTTCTGGGTATTTTTCAAAAAATTTAGAAAAATCTCGAGATAGTGCATTTGAAAAGTTTTTAATCCCTTTTCTATTAATAACTTTGCCTTGGAATACTGCATTAGTACTTTTAGGAGTTAAAGATGTATATTCTTTTTTTATACCAGCTTGGGCTATGTGGTATTTATATAGTATGTTTGTATGGAAATTAATACTGCCATATTTATTAAAAGTAAAAAATGTATTTAAAATGTCTATTATTTTAGGTATTTTTTCTGGTCTATTTCTTGAATTTAATGCTTTTATGTCTATATCAAGAACTATTACATTTTTTCCTTATTTTTTGGCTGGATATTTTTTTAATGAAAATTTAATTGATACTTTAAAAAGTAAACCAAAATTACCTTTTATATTATGTATTTTATTTATTTTTTTTATTTCTATTTATTTTTCAATTTCAAATTTATTTCCAATAGAGTTTTTATGGTTAGATAGGTCTTTTATAGCTCTAGGATATCCTCAAAACTTAGGCTTAATGCTACGAACATTACTTTACATTTTAGGATTTTTAATGATATTTTGCTTAATAAACATTATACCTACTAAAAAATATTTTCTTAGTAAAATAGGAAAAAATACTTTATCTGTGTATCTTTTGCATATATTTTTAGTTGGAATTATTTTTGGTATTACTAATAATTTACAAAATAATTTATTAAGTTTATTTATTGCTATTGTAAGCTCAATATTAATAACTTATATATTATCGCTTGATATTGTGAATAATACTACTTCTAAATTTATTAAGTATATAATATCTAAAATTATTAATGTATAA
- the rplM gene encoding 50S ribosomal protein L13, protein MRTTFIAKTAEIERKWYVVDATDKTLGRLASEVASVLRGKNKPIYTPFLDTGDFVIVINADKVKVTGKKLDQKLYRKHSDYVGGFKETTLRAMMDKKPEEVFKLAVKGMLPKNALGRKMFKKLHVYSGAEHNHEAQKPEVLEFNF, encoded by the coding sequence ATGAGAACAACATTTATAGCTAAAACAGCTGAAATAGAAAGAAAATGGTATGTTGTTGATGCAACAGATAAAACTTTAGGACGTCTTGCTTCAGAGGTTGCTAGTGTTTTAAGAGGTAAAAATAAACCTATTTATACACCTTTTTTAGATACAGGTGATTTTGTTATTGTTATCAATGCAGATAAAGTTAAAGTAACTGGTAAAAAATTAGACCAAAAATTATACAGAAAACATTCTGATTACGTTGGTGGTTTTAAAGAAACTACTTTAAGAGCTATGATGGATAAAAAGCCAGAAGAAGTATTTAAACTTGCTGTTAAAGGTATGTTACCTAAAAATGCTCTTGGTAGAAAAATGTTTAAAAAACTTCACGTATATTCTGGTGCAGAACATAATCATGAAGCACAAAAACCAGAAGTATTAGAATTTAATTTTTAA
- a CDS encoding DUF459 domain-containing protein yields the protein MKIKQKIKFISKEIIGILVIFLSICFKFYKICYPSVQKIGNGNIKIACIGDSITYGLGVEFRRRFSTYPARLYKNLGKDYKVLNYGASSRTLLSSGNHPYSKTKFIKKCLKENPNIIIIMLGSNDSKLINWNAKKYKQEYLKLIKKYQSINKNFKIYIMTPPRAFAKIKNESSIRNYIIKNEICPIIKSISKETNVKLIDLYNLTKDKPQWFFDGIHPNKKGNIEIAKYISNIIKY from the coding sequence ATGAAAATAAAACAAAAAATAAAGTTTATATCAAAAGAAATAATAGGTATTTTGGTAATATTTTTAAGTATATGTTTTAAATTTTATAAAATATGTTATCCTAGTGTACAAAAAATAGGTAACGGTAATATCAAAATTGCTTGTATTGGCGATAGTATTACTTATGGGCTAGGGGTAGAATTTAGAAGAAGATTTAGTACATATCCTGCTAGATTATATAAAAATTTAGGTAAAGATTATAAAGTTTTAAATTATGGAGCAAGTAGTCGTACTCTTTTAAGTAGTGGCAATCATCCATATAGCAAAACAAAGTTTATAAAAAAGTGTTTAAAAGAAAATCCTAATATTATAATAATTATGTTAGGTTCTAATGATTCAAAATTAATAAATTGGAATGCAAAAAAATATAAACAAGAGTATTTAAAATTAATAAAAAAATATCAATCTATAAATAAAAACTTTAAAATATATATTATGACACCACCTAGGGCATTTGCTAAAATAAAAAATGAAAGTAGTATAAGAAATTATATTATAAAAAATGAAATATGCCCAATAATAAAATCTATATCTAAAGAAACAAACGTTAAGCTAATAGATTTATATAATTTAACGAAAGATAAACCACAATGGTTTTTTGATGGAATACACCCAAATAAAAAAGGTAATATAGAAATAGCTAAATATATTTCTAATATAATAAAATATTAA
- the greA gene encoding transcription elongation factor GreA, which yields MNEGKKIILTHEGLENLEQELQELKVVRRKDVAAKIKEARGQGDLSENAEYDAAKEEQAEIEARIITIENMLRNAEVIDSANVTDTVSIGNTIKLFDNEFQEELEYTIVGSAEADPFNGKISNESPIGASIIGHKVGDTVEVDTPDGVISFKILEIH from the coding sequence ATGAATGAAGGAAAAAAAATAATTTTAACTCACGAAGGTCTTGAAAATTTAGAACAAGAATTGCAAGAGTTAAAGGTTGTACGTAGAAAAGATGTTGCAGCTAAAATTAAAGAAGCTAGAGGGCAAGGAGACCTTTCTGAAAATGCAGAATATGACGCTGCCAAAGAGGAACAAGCAGAGATAGAAGCTAGAATTATAACAATAGAAAATATGCTTAGAAATGCTGAAGTTATCGATTCGGCTAATGTTACAGATACAGTAAGTATTGGAAATACAATTAAATTATTTGATAATGAGTTTCAGGAAGAATTAGAATATACTATTGTTGGTTCTGCCGAGGCTGACCCATTTAATGGTAAAATATCAAATGAATCACCTATTGGGGCTAGTATTATAGGACATAAAGTTGGTGATACTGTTGAAGTTGACACACCAGATGGAGTAATTAGCTTTAAAATTTTAGAAATACATTAG
- a CDS encoding peptidylprolyl isomerase encodes MKKNFLLALLVGAMMFNVACSKEDSTTTTEQTSIESTNSTENQSEQNENISKELLQFSNIKQGEEVAILKTNYGDIKIRFFKDKAPKAVENFITHAKEGYYNGLIFHRVIDGFMIQGGDPTGTGAGGESIYGEPFEDEINIPDLRHFNGALSMANSGANTNGSQFFIVQNNSLDSSVKEELEYFINNQEEVQNNIKVKDIYPTNICEKYIEVGGTPWLDGHHTVFGQVYEGMDIVDKIAKVKVDDNDKPVEDVIIESIVIEEYK; translated from the coding sequence ATGAAAAAGAATTTTTTATTAGCTTTATTAGTAGGTGCTATGATGTTTAATGTTGCTTGCAGTAAAGAAGATTCTACAACAACTACTGAACAAACTAGTATTGAATCTACTAATTCTACAGAAAATCAAAGCGAACAAAATGAAAATATATCTAAAGAATTGTTACAATTTTCTAATATAAAACAAGGAGAAGAAGTGGCTATTTTAAAAACTAATTATGGAGATATAAAAATAAGATTTTTTAAAGATAAAGCACCTAAAGCAGTAGAAAATTTTATAACACATGCTAAAGAAGGATACTATAATGGACTTATTTTCCATAGAGTTATTGATGGATTTATGATACAAGGTGGAGACCCTACTGGAACGGGAGCTGGTGGTGAAAGTATTTATGGTGAACCTTTTGAAGATGAAATAAATATACCAGATTTAAGACATTTTAATGGTGCTTTAAGTATGGCTAATAGTGGAGCTAATACAAATGGAAGTCAATTTTTTATTGTTCAAAACAATAGTTTAGATAGTTCTGTAAAAGAAGAATTAGAATATTTTATAAATAATCAAGAAGAAGTACAAAATAATATTAAAGTAAAAGATATATATCCTACAAATATTTGTGAAAAATATATAGAAGTTGGTGGAACTCCTTGGCTTGATGGACATCATACTGTATTTGGACAAGTTTATGAAGGTATGGATATAGTTGATAAAATAGCTAAAGTTAAAGTAGATGATAATGATAAACCTGTAGAAGATGTTATTATTGAAAGCATTGTTATTGAAGAATATAAATAG
- a CDS encoding YabP/YqfC family sporulation protein: MKKNKYKPVFIKSIKNYLTNNVELPNEIILNIPLITIVGRSKILIENFKNISQYSNEIIKINTNCGVFKVTGKNLFLKELNKNKILIKGTLTQFEFM, encoded by the coding sequence ATGAAAAAAAACAAATATAAGCCTGTTTTTATAAAATCTATTAAAAATTATTTAACAAACAATGTCGAATTACCTAATGAAATAATCTTAAATATACCACTTATAACTATTGTTGGTCGCTCTAAAATATTGATTGAGAATTTTAAAAATATATCTCAATATTCAAATGAGATAATAAAAATAAACACAAATTGTGGAGTTTTTAAAGTAACCGGCAAAAATCTTTTTTTAAAAGAACTTAATAAAAATAAAATACTTATAAAAGGTACTTTAACACAATTTGAATTTATGTAG
- the yqfD gene encoding sporulation protein YqfD, whose amino-acid sequence MFKFIWNYFKGYVIIKVTGFSIERFLNLCLNKNIILSKIEETNDGIMCMVSIKDFKNLKPISKKTGCKYKIILKYGMPFYIFKNRKRKMFLIGAIFFVFLLYYFSSFIWTIQVVGNDKIDNNQILNFCEEKGLHLGSYKRKINTKLIEADIKNNFSSISWVNIQIMGTKATIKLSENIQTQNTIENNEPCDIIAKETGVITNIVTRTGRPLVKAKDVVQKGEILVSGEIFLKDGDEIKGTYNTYSDADIRAKVEKEITVNVPFEYYVKEHTGQKKTTYNLLAFNKNFSLNLFNKNINYTYYDTVISRNQLKLSENFYLPFIIKKTQYKEYIPKKKTYSIDEAKLYANKLILEKITKEIDFSSDILSKEITYKEEKNQLIATAKLTLIQDICEKAPISISYHNEGSNLENGTNENSNSQ is encoded by the coding sequence ATGTTTAAATTTATATGGAATTACTTTAAAGGATATGTTATTATAAAAGTTACAGGGTTTTCTATTGAAAGATTTTTAAATTTATGTTTAAATAAAAATATAATTTTATCTAAAATAGAAGAAACTAATGACGGTATTATGTGTATGGTATCTATAAAAGATTTTAAAAATTTAAAACCTATATCTAAAAAAACTGGTTGTAAATATAAAATCATATTAAAATATGGTATGCCTTTTTATATATTTAAAAATAGAAAAAGAAAAATGTTTTTAATCGGTGCTATATTTTTTGTATTTTTATTATACTATTTTTCATCTTTTATATGGACAATACAAGTCGTTGGTAATGATAAAATTGACAATAATCAAATTTTAAATTTTTGTGAAGAAAAAGGTCTTCATTTAGGTTCATATAAAAGAAAAATTAATACAAAGCTAATAGAGGCTGATATTAAAAATAATTTTAGTTCTATATCTTGGGTTAATATACAAATTATGGGTACTAAAGCTACAATTAAATTATCTGAAAATATACAAACCCAAAATACTATTGAAAATAATGAACCTTGTGATATAATAGCTAAAGAAACTGGTGTTATAACAAATATTGTTACAAGAACAGGACGACCTCTTGTAAAAGCTAAAGATGTTGTACAAAAAGGAGAAATTTTAGTATCTGGTGAAATTTTTTTAAAAGACGGTGATGAAATAAAAGGTACTTATAATACTTATTCTGATGCTGATATAAGAGCTAAAGTTGAAAAAGAAATAACTGTTAATGTCCCATTTGAATATTATGTAAAAGAACATACTGGACAGAAAAAAACTACCTATAATTTATTAGCATTTAATAAAAACTTTTCTTTAAATTTGTTTAATAAAAATATTAATTATACATATTATGATACAGTTATATCTAGAAATCAATTAAAACTTTCTGAAAATTTTTATTTACCTTTTATTATTAAAAAAACACAATATAAAGAGTATATACCTAAGAAAAAAACATATTCTATAGATGAAGCTAAACTATATGCTAATAAACTTATATTAGAAAAAATAACAAAAGAAATTGATTTTTCTTCTGATATATTAAGCAAAGAAATTACTTATAAAGAAGAAAAAAATCAATTAATAGCTACTGCTAAACTAACATTAATACAAGATATATGTGAAAAAGCACCTATAAGTATTAGCTACCACAATGAAGGGAGTAATTTAGAAAATGGAACAAATGAAAATTCAAATAGCCAATAG